From the Lolium rigidum isolate FL_2022 chromosome 2, APGP_CSIRO_Lrig_0.1, whole genome shotgun sequence genome, one window contains:
- the LOC124691451 gene encoding putative disease resistance protein RGA1: MAMVLDAFASYVQNMLTEMLSEEVHMLLGVRDEIDKMDVKLRDLKNFLADADRRNITDKTMQEWVAELKRAMYEAADILDLCQLKAMEGGQSTVDVGCFNPLLFCMRNPAHAHNIGTRIKELNKKLGTIKERGDAFNFINLGSYEDRNSRVHASHSGIASRETSGEFDRSGVVGEKIEEDTRAIVDIMLTEKEGNANIMVVAIVGVGGIGKTTLAQKVFKDEIVNAEFDKTIWLSINQNSDKIELIKTLITLAGGEYSGGTALAVLQPILNTTLKGKKLFIVMDDVWIPTAFGDVLGSHLANVVARGSRILVTTRDERVARGMKAMLPYHRVDKLEEDDGWSLLKNQIVSCETDGHEIDTLKDIGLQILAKCDGLPLAIKVLGGLLCQKEKKRHEWKKVLDDSIWSINEMPEELNHAVYLSYEDLPSCIKQCLLYYSLIPKTATLGKDDIVGMWIGEGFVHGTSDNLEELGTKYYKELIVRNLLEPDAHCIDQEVCSMHDVVRSFAQFVSRDEALAAHSGETNIGSKFSAHKFLRLSLENKSSESDGLDWSSLQTQTMLRTLILVGNINMKSGDLLAHFPSLRTLYADSTGVRELAEFLHEFKHLRYLSLENSDISSLPDNLGKLKFLQFISLFGSEQFVELPHSIVQLSKLRYLNIDGTSILSIPRGFHVLTNLRGVHGFPAVEDGDWCSLEELGPLYQLTDIEIEGLDNITAPSFAAKAKLGEKVHLINLSLSWHSRLGDDGKIKEEDSVSEEEQEKTEKVFDELCPPSNLNCLSISGYFGRRLPTWMVSSLDVSLKTLRILTIADLACCALLPNGLCQLQYLEFIQIIRAPAIKRVGLEFLQSNHHQSLPPSHVAVAFPKVHEMILAGMVEWEEWNWVETVKAFPVLRVLVIQSCKLTSLPPGLSSQAKALNKLDIAYVKALTYVENFASLVRLELGPLPDLERITNFARLQILIIKDCPKLKVLEGVPALQRLSVDDKDMETLPEYMGGISPRCLELYCSLALLSSIAAGPSDPEWDKFSHIEFVKAYAREGDVVKKWYVLYTANPYNLETNISRSFMSAGTLSCFEDAQRFESVFKMTRKTFTYICSLVFGPSMKDMDSYTFIDGRVLCLEDRVAVALIRLCSSGPSESLGSSVGVSASTVLLVAEKFIDALRERAAHHSYWPDSSKMDKTKSTFGKIHNLHNCCGVICTANIPFGPYCDHGENGRILMQAVIDPKMRIMNLWLNSTDSITLLSILPKSKLFMECEKGAWLNGSKLKVAPDGSEVGEYLIGDAGYPLLPWLLTPYQEENLSDPKAEFNRRHSAATTCAQKALAMLQEKWKCLQEDVWWTENLTNRSKMIYACCRLHNIVIDMEDDAGMPSAKDWNYHQQVRQVANEDAVRARDMLSQYFLTSRSSESGVSPVDAEDDHEVAPLGAGDDDKEQKQRQEQQTK, encoded by the exons ATGGCGATGGTCCTGGATGCTTTTGCATCCTACGTGCAAAACATGCTGACTGAGATGCTAAGCGAAGAGGTGCACATGCTGCTTGGAGTCAGAGATGAGATCGACAAGATGGACGTCAAGCTTAGGGACCtcaagaatttcctcgctgatgCTGATAGGAGGAACATCACTGACAAGACCATGCAAGAGTGGGTGGCAGAGCTCAAACGTGCCATGTACGAAGCTGCTGACATCCTCGACCTATGCCAACTCAAGGCCATGGAGGGAGGTCAATCCACCGTAGATGTTGGGTGCTTCAACCCCTTGCTATTTTGCATGCGGAATCCAGCCCATGCCCACAACATTGGCACCCGCATCAAGGAGCTCAATAAGAAGCTCGGCACTATCAAGGAGCGAGGCGATGCTTTCAACTTTATCAATCTTGGTTCCTATGAGGACCGTAACAGCAGGGTGCATGCCTCTCATTCTGGTATTGCCAGCCGTGAGACGTCGGGGGAATTTGATCGGTCGGGTGTAGTCGGTGAGAAGATCGAAGAAGACACAAGAGCAATCGTTGATATCATGCTTACTGAAAAGGAGGGCAACGCCAACATCATGGTGGTTGCCATTGTTGGGGTCGGCGGAATTGGTAAGACCACTCTTGCACAGAAGGTATTCAAAGATGAAATCGTTAATGCCGAGTTCGACAAGACAATATGGTTGAGCATCAACCAGAACTCTGACAAGATTGAGCTGATCAAGACACTCATCACACTCGCTGGAGGAGAATATAGTGGTGGAACAGCGTTGGCTGTGCTTCAGCCAATCCTTAATACTACCCTGAAAGGGAAGAAGCTATTTATAGTGATGGATGATGTGTGGATCCCCACAGCATTCGGCGACGTGCTTGGAAGTCACTTGGCTAATGTCGTTGCTCGAGGTAGCCGAATTCTCGTCACTACTAGAGATGAAAGAGTTGCTCGAGGGATGAAAGCTATGCTTCCCTACCACCGCGTCGACAAGTTAGAAGAGGATGATGGTTGGTCCTTGCTAAAGAATCAG ATAGTCTCTTGTGAAACAGATGGACATGAAATAGATACACTCAAGGATATTGGGTTGCAAATTCTAGCAAAATGTGACGGTTTGCCTCTTGCTATCAAAGTATTGGGAGGGCTCTTGTGTCAGAAAGAAAAAAAACGCCATGAGTGGAAGAAGGTTCTGGATGATTCTATATGGTCGATCAATGAAATGCCTGAAGAGCTAAACCATGCAGTATATTTAAGCTATGAagatttgccttcttgcatcaaacaATGCCTTCTATACTACTCCCTTATTCCTAAAACCGCAACGCTTGGTAAAGATGACATTGTCGGCATGTGGATTGGTGAAGGATTTGTTCACGGAACCTCAGACAACTTGGAAGAATTAGGAACCAAGTACTATAAGGAGCTGATAGTGAGGAACCTTTTAGAGCCAGATGCACACTGCATTGATCAAGAAGTTTGCAGCATGCATGATGTTGTTCGCTCATTTGCTCAATTTGTGTCTAGAGATGAGGCGCTAGCGGCTCATAGTGgagaaacaaatattggaagtaaATTTAGTGCACACAAGTTTCTTAGGTTATCCCTAGAGAACAAATCATCGGAGTCAGATGGGTTAGACTGGAGTTCTTTACAAACACAAACAATGTTGAGAACACTAATATTAGTTGGCAATATAAATATGAAGTCTGGAGATTTGCTGGCCCATTTTCCAAGTTTAAGAACACTATATGCAGATTCAACTGGGGTTCGTGAATTGGCTGAATTTTTGCATGAGTTCAAGCACTTGAGGTACTTGTCCTTGGAGAACTCTGATATATCTTCTCTACCAGATAATCTTGGAAAGCTGAAATTCCTGCAGTTCATTAGCCTCTTTGGGAGCGAACAATTTGTGGAACTTCCCCATAGCATTGTACAGTTAAGTAAGCTAAGGTATCTTAACATCGATGGTACAAGTATATTAAGCATACCTAGGGGGTTCCATGTTCTAACAAATTTGAGGGGAGTACATGGATTTCCAGCAGTAGAGGATGGTGATTGGTGCAGTTTGGAAGAGTTGGGCCCTCTTTATCAGCTCACTGACATTGAAATAGAGGGGTTAGATAATATAACAGCGCCATCATTTGCAGCAAAGGCAAAGCTTGGCGAGAAGGTGCATCTAATCAACCTAAGCTTAAGCTGGCATAGTAGACTGGGAGATGATGGAAAGATTAAAGAGGAAGATAGTGTCTctgaggaagagcaagaaaaaaCCGAGAAGGTGTTTGATGAGCTATGTCCTCCGTCCAACTTAAATTGTCTTTCCATCAGTGGTTATTTTGGCCGACGGCTCCCAACATGGATGGTGTCATCATTAGATGTTTCACTCAAGACCTTGAGGATTCTGACGATTGCAGACTTGGCTTGTTGTGCACTACTTCCCAATGGTTTGTGTCAGCTACAGTATTTGGAATTCATTCAGATCATACGCGCTCCAGCAATTAAGCGAGTTGGACTTGAATTCCTACAGTCCAACCATCACCAAAGTTTGCCCCCTTCCCATGTGGCAGTTGCGTTTCCTAAAGTGCATGAGATGATTTTAGCTGGGATGGTGGAATGGGAGGAGTGGAACTGGGTGGAGACAGTGAAAGCTTTTCCTGTCTTGCGGGTACTTGTGATACAGTCCTGCAAATTGACTAGTCTTCCTCCTGGCCTATCCtcccaggcaaaggctttaaataaaTTAGATATAGCGTATGTCAAGGCTCTCACATATGTAGAGAACTTTGCATCCCTGGTCAGGCTGGAGTTAGGTCCACTTCCTGATCTGGAGAGGATCACTAATTTTGCCAGATTGCAAATACTAATCATCAAAGACTGCCCAAAGCTGAAGGTGCTAGAGGGTGTTCCCGCACTTCAGAGGCTCTCGGTTGACGATAAAGACATGGAGACACTCCCGGAATATATGGGAGGTATAAGTCCAAGGTGTTTGGAGCTGTACTGCAGCCTAGcgttgctctcatccatagccgcAGGGCCATCTGACCCTGAATGGGATAAATTCAGCCACATTGAGTTTGTGAAGGCATATGCACGTGAAGGAGATGTGGTAAAGAAATGGTATGTCTTGTACACAGCCAACCCCTATAATTTGGAGACAAATATCAGCCGCTCTTTCATGTCAGCAG GAACCTTGTCTTGTTTTGAGGACGCGCAAAGATTTGAGTCTGTCTTCAAAATGACAAGAAAAACATTTACCTACATCTGCAGCTTGGTGTTTGGTCCGTCAATGAAAGATATGGACAGCTACACATTTATTGATGGGAGGGTGTTGTGTTTAGAGGATCGAGTGGCAGTTGCTCTGATAAGGTTGTGCTCCAGTGGGCCATCAGAGAGCTTAGGATCCTCTGTTGGTGTGAGCGCGTCAACTGTCTTGTTGGTAGCTGAGAAGTTCATTGATGCTCTGCGGGAGCGAGCAGCGCACCACTCGTACTGGCCAGACTCCAGTAAAATGGATAAGACAAAATCCACGTTTGGCAAGATCCACAATCTGCATAACTGCTGCGGTGTCATATGTACAGCTAACATCCCATTTGGACCATACTGCGACCATGGGGAGAATGGCCGGATTCTGATGCAAGCTGTGATTGATCCAAAGATGAGGATCATGAACCTTTGGTTGAATTCGACGGATAGCATTACCCTGTTAAGCATTTTGCCGAAATCAAAACTCTTCATGGAGTGCGAGAAGGGTGCTTGGCTGAATGGTAGCAAGCTGAAGGTAGCACCAGATGGATCAGAGGTCGGGGAATACTTAATTGGTGATGCAGGATATCCTCTTCTCCCCTGGCTACTGACACCATACCAGGAAGAAAACCTCTCAGACCCCAAGGCGGAGTTCAACAGAAGACACTCAGCAGCCACAACCTGCGCGCAGAAGGCGCTGGCGATGCTCCAAGAAAAATGGAAGTGCCTGCAGGAAGATGTATGGTGGACGGAGAATCTGACAAATAGATCTAAGATGATCTATGCGTGCTGCAGGTTGCATAACATAGTCATTGATATGGAGGATGATGCAGGGATGCCGAGCGCTAAGGATTGGAATTACCATCAGCAAGTGCGCCAGGTAGCAAATGAGGACGCTGTCAGGGCGAGGGATATGCTGTCGCAGTACTTCTTGACCAGCAGGTCATCTGAATCAGGAG TCAGCCCAGTGGATGCAGAGGACGACCATGAAGTAGCTCCATTGGGCGCAGGGGATGATGACAAGGAACAAAAGCAAAGACAGGAACAGCAGACAAAGTAG
- the LOC124691452 gene encoding putative disease resistance protein RGA4 — protein sequence MAMVLDAFASYVQNMLTEMANEEVHMLLGVREEIEKMDIKLGDLKNFLADADRRNITHKTVQAWVAELKHAMYEAADILDLCQLKAMEQGQSTIDVGCFNRLLFCMRNPAHAHKIGTRIKELNKKLGTIKERGDAFNFINLSSYEDRNSRVHASHSGIRSSRETSGEFDRSGVVGEKIEEDTRAIFDIMLTEKEGNANIMVVAIVGVGGIGKTTLAQKVFKDETVNAEFDKTIWLSVNQNFDKVELIKTVITLAGGEYGGGTALAVLQPILTATVKGKKLFIVMDDVWIPTACSDVFGSHLANVVAQGSRILVTTRDERVARGMKAMLPYHRVDKLEEDDGWSLLKNQIVSCETDGHEIDTLKDIGIQIVAKCDGLPLAIKVLGGLLCQKEKKHHEWKMVLDDSIWSVNEMPEELNHAVYLSYEDLPSCIKQCLLYYSLIPKTATFYIDDIVGMWIGEGFLHGTSDNLEDVGTKYYKELIVRNLIEPNARYLDQSVCTMHDIVRSFAQFVSRDEALVAHSGETNIGSKLSAHKFLRLSLESKSSESDGLDWSSLQTQTILRTLILVGHINMNSADLLANFPSLRTLYAASTGVGELAESLHEFKHLRYLSLEYSDITSLPDNLGKLKFLQFINLYKCEQFVELPHSIVQLSQLRHLRMGGTSISGISRGLCVLTNLRSLIGFPAIEDGDWCSLEELGPLYQLTQIGLLGLENVTAPSSAAKAKLGEKVHLTTIELSWHVRLGDDGKITEEEKENTEKVIDELCPPPNIDFLSIAGYFGRRLPTWMMSSSVVSLKILRILMIEDLVCCTVLPNGLCQLPYLEFIQIDRAPAIKRVGLEFMRSNHHQSLGPSHLTVAFPKVHQMNLIEMVEWEEWDWVEAVQAFPVLRELVIQSCKVTSLPPGLSSQASSLNKLDIGYVKALTYVENFPTLIRLEVDTLPDLKMITNLGGLKILIIKDCPKLKVLEGVPALQTLLLNDGDMETLPEYMGCINPGCLELHCSLALLYSIAAGPSGHEWDKFSHIERVKAYAREGNMVKKWYVLYTTNPYNLETNVSRSFMSTGSLSCFEDEQRFEYVFKMTRKTFSYICSLVFGPSMEDMNSYTFIDARVLCLEDRVAIALRRLYSSEPSETLGSSVGVSKSTVLLVAEKFVDAVLKRAAHHLSWPNSSKKDEIKSTFGKIHNLHNCCGVICTTHIPFGQNCYHAGENGRILMQAVIDPKMRIMDLGLGSMDSITQLSIFHDSTLFKECEKGGWLNGSKLKVASDGSEVGEYLIGDEGYPLLPWLLTPYQEENLSDSKAEFNRRHSAATTWAQKALSMLQEKWKCLQEDVWWPENLQARFKMIQACCRLHNIVIDMEDDAEMPSANAKHWNYKRKVRLVANEDAVRARDMLSQYFLTSRSSEAGICPADAVLDPEVAASGAGDEDKEQEAQTRTADEVDNDIQDIIV from the exons ATGGCGATGGTCCTCGATGCTTTTGCATCCTATGTGCAAAACATGCTAACCGAGATGGCAAACGAAGAGGTGCACATGCTGCTCGGAGTTAGAGAGGAGATCGAAAAGATGGACATCAAGCTTGGGGACCTCAAGAACTTCCTCGCCGATGCTGATAGGAGAAACATCACTCATAAGACCGTGCAAGCGTGGGTGGCAGAGCTCAAGCATGCCATGTATGAAGCAGCTGACATCCTCGACCTATGCCAACTCAAAGCCATGGAGCAAGGTCAatcaaccatagatgtggggtgCTTCAACCGCTTGCTCTTTTGCATGCGGAATCCAGCCCATGCCCACAAAATCGGCACCCGCATCAAGGAGCTCAATAAGAAGCTTGGCACCATCAAAGAGCGAGGCGATGCTTTCAACTTTATCAATCTTAGTTCGTATGAGGATCGTAATAGCAGGGTGCATGCCTCTCATTCTGGTATTCGCAGCAGCCGTGAGACGTCAGGGGAATTTGATCGGTCGGGTGTAGTCGGCGAGAAGATCGAAGAAGACACACGAGCAATCTTTGATATCATGCTGACTGAAAAGGAGGGCAACGCCAACATCATGGTGGTAGCCATTGTTGGGGTCGGCGGAATTGGTAAAACCACTCTTGCACAGAAGGTATTCAAAGATGAAACCGTTAATGCCGAGTTCGACAAGACAATATGGTTGAGCGTCAACCAGAACTTTGACAAGGTTGAGCTGATCAAGACAGTCATTACACTAGccggaggagaatacggtggtggAACGGCGTTGGCTGTGCTTCAGCCAATCCTTACTGCCACCGTGAAAGGAAAGAAGCTATTTATAGTGATGGATGATGTGTGGATCCCCACAGCATGCAGCGATGTGTTTGGAAGTCACTTGGCTAATGTCGTTGCTCAAGGTAGCCGAATCCTCGTCACTACTAGAGATGAAAGAGTTGCTCGAGGGATGAAAGCTATGCTTCCCTACCACCGCGTCGACAAGTTAGAGGAGGATGATGGCTGGTCCTTGCTAAAGAATCAG ATAGTCTCTTGTGAAACAGATGGACATGAAATTGATACACTCAAAGATATTGGGATACAAATTGTGGCAAAATGTGATGGTTTACCTCTTGCTATCAAAGTACTGGGAGGACTCTTGTGtcagaaagaaaaaaaacaccATGAGTGGAAAATGGTTCTGGATGACTCTATATGGTCGGTCAATGAAATGCCTGAAGAGCTAAACCATGCAGTATATTTAAGCTATGAagatttgccttcttgcatcaaacaATGCCTACTATACTACTCCCTTATTCCTAAAACTGCAACGTTTTATATAGATGACATTGTTGGCATGTGGATTGGTGAAggatttcttcacggaacctcagACAACTTGGAAGACGTAGGAACCAAGTACTATAAAGAGCTTATAGTGAGAAACCTTATAGAGCCAAATGCACGGTACTTGGATCAATCTGTTTGCACAATGCATGATATTGTTCGCTCATTTGCTCAATTTGTGTCTAGAGATGAGGCGCTAGTGGCTCACAGTGGAGAAACTAATATTGGAAGTAAACTTAGTGCACACAAGTTTCTTCGGTTATCCCTAGAGAGCAAATCATCAGAGTCAGATGGGTTAGACTGGAGTTCTTTACAGACACAAACAATATTGAGAACACTAATATTAGTTGGCCATATAAATATGAATTCTGCAGATTTGTTGGCCAATTTTCCAAGTTTAAGAACTCTATATGCAGCTTCAACTGGGGTTGGTGAATTGGCTGAATCTTTGCATGAGTTCAAGCACTTGAGGTACTTGTCCTTGGAGTACTCTGATATAACTTCTCTACCGGATAACCTTGGAAAGCTGAAATTCTTGCAGTTCATTAACCTTTATAAATGCGAGCAATTTGTGGAACTTCCTCATAGCATTGTACAGTTAAGTCAGCTAAGGCATCTTCGAATGGGTGGTACAAGTATATCTGGCATATCTAGGGGGCTTTGTGTTCTAACAAATTTGAGGAGCCTAATTGGATTTCCAGCAATAGAGGATGGTGATTGGTGCAGTTTGGAAGAGTTGGGCCCTCTTTATCAGCTCACTCAAATTGGACTACTGGGATTGGAGAATGTAACTGCACCATCATCTGCAGCAAAGGCAAAGCTTGGCGAGAAGGTGCATCTTACCACCATAGAATTAAGCTGGCACGTTAGACTGGGAGATGATGGGAAGATTACAGAGGAAGAGAAAGAAAATACCGAGAAGGTGATTGATGAGCTGTGTCCTCCGCCCAACATAGATTTTCTTTCCATCGCAGGGTATTTTGGCCGACGGCTCCCAACATGGATGATGTCATCATCAGTTGTGTCGCTCAAGATCTTGAGGATTCTTATGATTGAAGATCTGGTTTGTTGCACAGTACTTCCCAATGGCCTGTGTCAACTCCCGTACTTGGAGTTCATTCAGATCGACCGCGCTCCAGCCATTAAACGCGTTGGACTTGAATTCATGCGGTCCAACCATCACCAAAGTCTGGGTCCTTCCCATTTGACAGTTGCGTTTCCTAAAGTGCATCAGATGAATTTAATAGAGATGGTGGAATGGGAGGAGTGGGACTGGGTGGAGGCAGTGCAAGCTTTTCCTGTCTTGCGGGAACTTGTGATACAGTCCTGCAAAGTGACTAGTCTTCCTCCTGGCCTATCCTCCCAGGCAAGTTCTTTAAATAAATTAGATATAGGGTATGTCAAGGCTCTCACATATGTAGAGAACTTTCCTACCCTGATCAGGCTGGAGGTAGATACACTTCCTGATCTGAAGATGATCACTAATCTTGGCGGATTGAAAATACTAATCATCAAAGACTGCCCAAAGCTAAAGGTGCTAGAGGGTGTTCCCGCACTCCAGACGCTCTTGCTCAACGATGGAGACATGGAGACACTCCCGGAATATATGGGATGTATAAATCCAGGGTGTTTGGAGCTACACTGCAGCCTAGCGTTGCTCTATTCCATAGCCGCGGGACCATCTGGCCATGAATGGGACAAGTTCAGCCACATTGAGCGTGTGAAGGCATATGCACGTGAAGGAAATATGGTAAAGAAATGGTATGTCTTGTACACAACCAACCCCTACAACTTGGAGACAAATGTCAGCCGCTCTTTCATGTCTACAG GATCCTTGTCTTGTTTTGAGGACGAGCAAAGATTTGAGTATGTATTCAAAATGACAAGAAAAACCTTTAGCTACATCTGCAGCTTGGTGTTTGGTCCGTCAATGGAAGATATGAACAGCTACACATTTATTGACGCGAGGGTGTTGTGTTTAGAGGATCGAGTGGCCATTGCTCTGAGAAGGTTGTACTCTAGTGAGCCATCAGAGACCTTGGGATCCTCTGTTGGTGTGAGCAAGTCAACCGTCTTGTTGGTAGCTGAGAAGTTCGTTGATGCTGTGCTGAAGCGAGCAGCGCACCACTTGAGTTGGCCAAACTCCAGCAAAAAAGATGAGATCAAATCCACGTTTGGTAAGATCCACAATCTGCATAACTGTTGCGGTGTTATATGTACAACTCATATCCCATTTGGACAAAACTGCTACCATGCTGGGGAGAATGGCCGGATTCTGATGCAAGCTGTGATTGATCCAAAGATGAGGATCATGGACCTTGGGTTGGGTTCGATGGATAGCATTACCCAGTTAAGCATTTTTCATGACTCAACACTCTTCAAGGAGTGCGAGAAGGGTGGTTGGCTGAATGGTAGCAAGCTAAAGGTAGCATCAGATGGATCAGAGGTAGGGGAATACTTAATTGGCGATGAAGGATACCCTCTTCTCCCCTGGCTACTCACACCATACCAGGAAGAAAACCTCTCAGACTCCAAGGCGGAGTTCAACAGAAGACACTCTGCAGCCACAACCTGGGCGCAGAAGGCGCTGTCGATGCTCCAAGAAAAATGGAAGTGCCTGCAGGAAGATGTGTGGTGGCCGGAAAATCTGCAAGCTAGATTTAAGATGATCCAAGCGTGCTGCAGGTTGCATAACATAGTCAtagatatggaagatgatgcagagATGCCGAGCGCTAACGCTAAGCATTGGAATTACAAACGGAAAGTGCGCCTGGTAGCAAATGAGGATGCTGTTAGGGCGAGGGATATGTTGTCGCAGTACTTCTTGACCAGCAGGTCATCTGAAGCAGGAA TCTGCCCAGCGGATGCAGTATTGGACCCTGAAGTAGCTGCATCGGGCGCAGGGGATGAAGACAAGGAACAAGAAGCACAAACAAGAACAGCAGACGAAGTAGACAATGATATCCAGGATATCATTGTCTAA